The nucleotide sequence AACCTCGTAGACCTTGTATTTAGGGTTACTTAACAATTCTTTTGCTGCATTTATCCTGATTTCTGTAAGACATTCATTAAAGGTTTTTCCAAGGTTGTCCTTAAAAAGATGCATAAGATATGAGGAGCTGATATAAAGGGCATTAGCTACAGATTCCACAGATATATCCTTATTATAGTTGGCGGTAATGTATTTTATGGCTTCATTTATTTTTCTTGAGGATATATTGTTCTCAGATACGCCTGCGCACAGAATGCGGTTTATGTCTGTGAACATATTCAATCCTACAGCCTTAATGGCTTCGGCACAGGCAGTGTGAAGTTCTGACAGGTCATTGCATACATTGCTTATGCCTACAGTAACGGTTTGGCCTGTCACTTGTTCAAACTCATCTATAGCTTCTTTTATGGATCCTTTAATTAACTTCAATGGATTTTTTTCTTCTGGAGCGCTGAGAATAATCATCCACTGCAAGTCTGACATATCAGTATATACAGCCTTAAAGTTATTACAGCATATGAAGTTAGATATTATGTCTGTCATTGAATTTTTTAATGCTTGAAGCTTATCTTGAGTTAAGGACTTCATAAGGTATTCTGAAGAGTTAACATTAAGACACAGAGCAAAATTATCCTTTTCAGAGATGGTGATATTATAAAGCTCAAGCTTCTCACGGATTTTATCTATGCCCAAAATCTTTCCGATTATGAGATCCTTTACAAAATGCTGTTTAACACTGGAAAGCTCTCTTTCTATTCGTGAATAATGCTGAAGCTTGCTGCGTTTTTTATTAATTTCTTTCACTGAATCCAAAACTGTTTCCAGTAATTCGTTGTTGTCTATAGGCTTCAAGAGGTATGCAAAGGCACCACTGCGAAGAGCTGTACGGACATAGTCAAACTCTTCATATCCACTCAAGATAATTACTATAGAATCTAAGTTAGCAGCTTTTATTGCCTTGAGAAATTCCAGACCATCCAGATTAGGCATCCTTACATCTGTAATAATAATATCAGGCTTGTATTTTAGGGCAAGTTCTAAGCCTGTCCTACCATTATCCGCATCTCCGACTATCTCTATTGAGTGCTCCTTCCATTCAATGGTTTCTCTGATACCAACCCGAACAAGGTACTCATCATCTACAACTAACATTGAATACATCCTATATACCGCCTTTCAGGTCGCAATTTTATTTAAATACAGTAATACTGAAATTATGTAAAAGTTCACATAACTATTTTAACATATGTCTCAAATTATTTCATTATGTACGGAATTTAGAGCATTTTTTCAAACCATTTAATAGGATTACGTACTATGTTCTGCCATTACCAAAAACTATAATTTAAGTATAAATTCTTAAGGGGTGTTATTTATGCAAAAGTATGCAGATAAGTATTTGGTAGTGGATCCGTGGAGGATTATTGAGCAAAACTTTGATCCTGAAAGAAATAATGTATCGGAGTCTATATTTTCACTGGGAAATGAGTATATGGGAATCCGAGGATACTTTGAAGAAGGTTATAGCGGTGGAAGCTTTTTAGGTTCCTACTTTAATGGAGTTTATGAGATTGGTGAGGATGCAGCTGCCTTACACTATAAGGGTATTGTCAAGCAGACCCACTTTATGATTAATGCTTTAGATTGGCTTTATACCAGGATTTCTCTGGAGGGAGAAACTTTGGATTTAGCAGCTTCGAAAATAAAGGATTACAAAAGGATTTTAGATTTAAAGACAGGTGTACTAAGCAGAAGTTTTACGTGGGAAACCTCCAAGGGACAACTTCTGAACATTTGCTTTGAAAGATTTGTCAGTATGACGAGCCCTAAACACGGCTGCCAAAGAATAACTTTCAAGGCATTGAACTTTGATGGACAAGTAGAGGTTTCCATGGGGCTAGATTTTAATACAATTCACAGGTCCACCGGAAAAAACTATTGGAACTGTCCTAAAGTTCATGGAGATGAAGCAGCAATTTCTATAATGGGTAAAACTTCTATAACGGAGCAGAAGATATATTCAGCAGCCGTAGTTACCTCAACTCAAGCATTAGATAAAGCGGTAGTGGAGAGGGAGAAGTATATAGGTTATGAGTTCAGGGTGAAAGCAGTGCAGGGTACAGAAGTTAACGTAGACAAGCTCGTACTGAACCACGTGGTAAAAGATAAGAGTATTGATGAAAGTGACCTGTGGGCTGAAGGGGAAAAACTTGCTGAGGAATTATTAACAGGATCCTATGATGAAGAAAAGAAAAAGCACGCTTCCTATTGGCAGAGAGTTTGGGACACTTCTGACATAACAATTGAAGGGGACTTGGAGAATCAGCAGGGGATTAGATATTGTATATTCCAAATGCATCAAACCTATCATGGTGAAGACCCTACGCTGAATATAGGTGCTAAGGGGCTTACCGGAGAAGCTTACAATGGACATACTTTCTGGGATACAGAGACTTACTGCCTGCCCTTTTATATATTCAATAATCCAAAGGCAGCAAGAAATCTTCTGGAGTATAGATACAATACTTTAGATCAGGCCTTAGAGAGAGCAAAACAGTTGGATTGTGAAGGAGCCTGCTACCCCATTGCTACACTTAACGGAAGGGAAGCGTGTACTTTATGGCAGCATGCAAGTCTTCAGTTCCAGCCAAGTACTGCGGTGGCCTATGGTATCTTCCACTATGTAAAAGTGACCGGGGATAAGGAGTTTTTATATGAAAAGGGCTGCGAAACCCTCATACAAATCTGCAGATTCTTAGCTACCCGGGGAGACTGGGGCAGCCGCACCGGTGAGTTTGGTTACTTTGGAGTTATGGGACCGGATGAGTTCCAGATGATGGTGAACAATAATTGCTATACAAACTATATGGCTAAAAAGACCTTTGAATACGCCATTGATGTGATAAAGGAAATGAAGGAAAATGCATCAGAAAAACTTCAGGCTCTTTTCACTAAACTAGACTTTTCAGACAGTGAAGTTGACAACTGGACCAAGATGGTGAACAGGATGCGAATTCCTCTGGATAAGGCTACAGGAATTTATGAACAGCATGATGGGTATTTTGACCTGCCACATGTGGATATTAATAAAATACCTGTGGAAGATTTTCCGCTTTATAATCATTGGTCCTACGACAGGATCTATAGAAATGACATGATAAAGCAGCCGGATGTATTAATGTTTATGTTTTTATACAGTGAAGATTTCTCCCTGGAAAGCAAGAGGGTAAATTACGAGTTCTATGAGCCAAGATGTATTCATGAATCTTCACTTTCACCTTCAATACATTCTATCTTTGCTGCTGAGCTGGGCAAGCATAGAGAAGCCTTCGAATTCTTTAAATTTGCTACAAGAATGGACTTGGATAACTACAACAGAAATACCAATGAGGGCCTTCATACTACTTCTATAGCTGCATCCTGGGTAAATATTGTGTACGGTTTCGGAGGTATGAGATCCGATGGAAACTATATAAAAATGAATCCATCAATTCCGAAAGAATGGCAGTCTTATTCTTTTAAAATTTTATACAAGGGCTCTGTTGTGAGTGTCAGTGTGAATAAAGAAGCAGTTAAGGTGAAGGTAAACTCCGGACAAAAGGTATCTCTTAATATTTATGGAAGCAATTATGAAATAGATGAAGATGGAATAATTCTGCCATTGCCTGAAAGGCAAAAGGGTTAATGAAGCTTAGAAGGGGTGTTAATTTGGAATGGATTGTTAAGGATGAGAAATTCCATAAGAATAAGATTGAACATAATGGAAACAAGTATCTCATAGGTAACGGATATATGGGTTATCGGGGCACCATGGAAGAATACACTAAGGACCAGCTTGTAGCCTGTAATCTGTCAAATGTGTATGATAAGGTAGGGAACAAGTGGCGTGAACCGGTAAATGCCCCAAATGGATTGATTACCAGGCTCTATTGCAATGGAGAGCCTATGTCAGTGTTGTCCGGTGAAGTTTTAGAACATGAGCAGGTCCTTGACATAAAAAATGTGGTACACAAGCGGCATACAATCTTTACTACAAGTAAGGGAGCCAGAGTAGAGGTTAATTCTGAGAGGTTCTTAAGCTTGTCAAATATTCATCTTTTATGTATGAAGTACAGCTTACGGGTTTCAGAACCCTGCAGTATAGTTTTAGAGACCGGTATAGACGCTGATGTATGGGACATCAATGGTCCTCATTTGGAAGAATTAACCCTCCGGGTGGAAAGTGACAACCTTCTTGCAGAGGCAGTAACTCATGAAAAGAGATATGAGGTAGTGGTAGCAGAAAGAATTGAGAGAACTTTTGGTGAGGAAACAATAGAAAGGCAGCAAAACTCTATTTTGAGGAAAATATCTGTTAAGGCTGAAGCCGGTATTGAATATAGTTTTGTTAAGTATGTTTCAGTTTTTACAGCACAGGATGAGGAAAAGGATTGCTCTGAGGCAGCCCTAAGGTCTAATGCTGTGGCTGTAGAGAAAGGCTATGACCAACTGTTTAGTGACAATAAAGAGCTGTGGAGACAAAGATGGGAGAAGGCAGATGTAGTAATTGAGGGGGAT is from Clostridium thermarum and encodes:
- a CDS encoding response regulator; this encodes MYSMLVVDDEYLVRVGIRETIEWKEHSIEIVGDADNGRTGLELALKYKPDIIITDVRMPNLDGLEFLKAIKAANLDSIVIILSGYEEFDYVRTALRSGAFAYLLKPIDNNELLETVLDSVKEINKKRSKLQHYSRIERELSSVKQHFVKDLIIGKILGIDKIREKLELYNITISEKDNFALCLNVNSSEYLMKSLTQDKLQALKNSMTDIISNFICCNNFKAVYTDMSDLQWMIILSAPEEKNPLKLIKGSIKEAIDEFEQVTGQTVTVGISNVCNDLSELHTACAEAIKAVGLNMFTDINRILCAGVSENNISSRKINEAIKYITANYNKDISVESVANALYISSSYLMHLFKDNLGKTFNECLTEIRINAAKELLSNPKYKVYEVCDKVGYNDIKYFSQIFKRSTGMTPSEYSKYCNHN
- a CDS encoding glycoside hydrolase family 65 protein codes for the protein MQKYADKYLVVDPWRIIEQNFDPERNNVSESIFSLGNEYMGIRGYFEEGYSGGSFLGSYFNGVYEIGEDAAALHYKGIVKQTHFMINALDWLYTRISLEGETLDLAASKIKDYKRILDLKTGVLSRSFTWETSKGQLLNICFERFVSMTSPKHGCQRITFKALNFDGQVEVSMGLDFNTIHRSTGKNYWNCPKVHGDEAAISIMGKTSITEQKIYSAAVVTSTQALDKAVVEREKYIGYEFRVKAVQGTEVNVDKLVLNHVVKDKSIDESDLWAEGEKLAEELLTGSYDEEKKKHASYWQRVWDTSDITIEGDLENQQGIRYCIFQMHQTYHGEDPTLNIGAKGLTGEAYNGHTFWDTETYCLPFYIFNNPKAARNLLEYRYNTLDQALERAKQLDCEGACYPIATLNGREACTLWQHASLQFQPSTAVAYGIFHYVKVTGDKEFLYEKGCETLIQICRFLATRGDWGSRTGEFGYFGVMGPDEFQMMVNNNCYTNYMAKKTFEYAIDVIKEMKENASEKLQALFTKLDFSDSEVDNWTKMVNRMRIPLDKATGIYEQHDGYFDLPHVDINKIPVEDFPLYNHWSYDRIYRNDMIKQPDVLMFMFLYSEDFSLESKRVNYEFYEPRCIHESSLSPSIHSIFAAELGKHREAFEFFKFATRMDLDNYNRNTNEGLHTTSIAASWVNIVYGFGGMRSDGNYIKMNPSIPKEWQSYSFKILYKGSVVSVSVNKEAVKVKVNSGQKVSLNIYGSNYEIDEDGIILPLPERQKG